In a single window of the Gossypium hirsutum isolate 1008001.06 chromosome A13, Gossypium_hirsutum_v2.1, whole genome shotgun sequence genome:
- the LOC121212620 gene encoding uncharacterized protein, whose translation MARMLPKSLLLRHSIFHHHSSFLRRFSSKAKLYEIDLDSASSSASAVNKMEEIIHSIIVQKSTPDWLPFLPGSSFWVPLPRQGSKKVSDFIDQLTNQLTPDEYLSLTTGRGWPCVNFFVSDGHYTDVTSMDVELKFPEQEEGEVKVEILIGSGDKTS comes from the exons ATGGCCCGAATGCTACCGAAATCCCTACTCCTCCGCCACTCCATCTTCCACCACCACTCCTCCTTCCTCCGCCGCTTTTCATCAAAAGCTAAACTTTACGAAATCGACCTGGACTCCGCTTCTTCATCGGCATCCGCCGTTAACAAAATGGAGGAAATCATCCACTCCATAATTGTCCAAAAATCCACCCCTGATTGGCTCCCTTTCCTCCCGGGCTCCTCCTTCTGGGTCCCTCTTCCTCGCCAAGGTTCCAAGAAAGTATCCGATTTCATCGATCAATTGACCAATCAGCTCACTCCCGACGAGTACCTCTCGCTCACCACCGGACGCGGCTGGCCCTGCGTCAACTTTTTTGTCTCAG ATGGACACTATACAGATGTTACAAGCATGGATGTGGAATTGAAATTTCCAGAGCAGGAGGAAGGGGAAGTTAAGGTGGAGATTTTGATTGGTTCAGGCGACAAAACTTCTTGA
- the LOC121202950 gene encoding pentatricopeptide repeat-containing protein At3g62470, mitochondrial has product MYLSLRTSSAAAPRFIQRHYNSGFSYRFIHGGPNADFFFLNQTPRPREKRRRRGGRVCLLRGSSLPLFNLLHPSPYHSLHRFSLQIPFPLPHSSSFRHLQAPLLALDLNLSGFSSVTGGDRDSDTDTGSDSIESRSDPKEVERVCKVIDELFSLDRNMEAVLDECRINLTHDLVIDVLNRFRHARKPAFRFFCWAGQKPGFNHDSRTYNKMMNVLSKNRQFITMSRLIEEMGANGVSTLDTFIIAIKAFAAAKERRKAVMVFDLMKKYKYKVDVDIVNCLLDSLGRVMLAREAQMLFEKLRDRFTPNLNSYTILLNGWCKVRNLIEAGKVWNEMIDKGFEPDVVAHNVMIDGLLRSRKMSDAAKLFEAMKSKGPSPNVRSYTIMIREFCKQGKMNFAIQYFEEMRGSGCLPDAAIYTCLITGFGNQRNMDVVFRLLKEMQEIGCPPDSQTYNALIKLLTTQRKPDDAMRVYKKMIQTGIQPTIHTFNMMMKSFFQSRDYDTSRAIWDEMRENGFCPDDVSYTIFIGGLIRLGRSGDACRLLEEMFEKGMKPPQLDYNKFAAEFSRAGKSDILEELAQKMKSSGNVQASDIFTRWAEMMKKRIKRKGPFKTDGRCI; this is encoded by the coding sequence ATGTATCTTTCTCTAAGGACTTCCTCAGCCGCCGCCCCTAGATTCATCCAACGCCATTATAACTCTGGGTTTTCTTACAGATTCATCCATGGCGGACCAAATGCAGACTTTTTCTTTCTCAACCAGACACCAAGACCACGAGAAAAACGACGACGTCGAGGAGGGCGAGTGTGCTTGCTTCGTGGTAGCTCTCTTCCCTTGTTTAATTTGCTTCATCCTTCTCCTTATCATAGTCTCCATCGTTTTAGTCTTCAAATTCCATTTCCTTTGCCACACTCCTCTTCATTCCGTCATTTACAAGCACCGTTGCTAGCTCTAGATTTGAATCTGAGTGGTTTCTCTAGTGTCACCGGCGGTGATAGAGATTCCGATACCGACACCGGATCCGATAGCATCGAGTCTAGGTCGGACCCAAAGGAAGTTGAGAGAGTATGCAAGGTGATCGACGAATTGTTTAGCTTAGACCGAAACATGGAAGCTGTTTTGGATGAATGTAGGATTAATCTTACTCATGATTTAGTCATTGATGTACTCAACCGGTTTCGGCACGCTAGAAAACCGGCGTTTCGGTTTTTCTGTTGGGCCGGACAAAAACCAGGGTTTAATCATGATTCCAGGACTtataataagatgatgaatgttTTGTCTAAGAATAGACAGTTTATAACCATGTCGAGATTGATTGAAGAAATGGGTGCTAATGGGGTTTCAACATTGGATACTTTTATTATTGCCATTAAAGCTTTTGCTGCCGCCAAGGAGCGGCGGAAGGCAGTCATGGTCTTCGATTTGATGAAGAAGTACAAGTATAAAGTGGATGTTGATATTGTTAATTGCTTGCTTGATAGTCTTGGGAGGGTTATGCTTGCGAGAGAAGCGCAAATGCTTTTCGAGAAGTTGAGAGATCGGTTTACGCCCAATTTGAATTCATATACGATATTGCTAAACGGTTGGTGCAAGGTGAGGAATTTGATTGAAGCAGGGAAGGTATGGAATGAGATGATCGATAAGGGTTTCGAGCCTGATGTTGTTGCTCATAATGTTATGATCGATGGGTTGTTGAGGAGTAGGAAGATGTCGGATGCAGCGAAGTTGTTTGAGGCCATGAAAAGTAAAGGGCCTTCACCTAATGttcgtagctatactattatgaTTCGGGAGTTTTGCAAGCAAGGAAAGATGAATTTCGCAATTCAGTATTTCGAGGAAATGCGTGGTTCCGGATGTTTGCCCGATGCAGCCATTTACACATGTTTGATCACCGGTTTCGGAAATCAGAGAAATATGGACGTGGTTTTTAGATTGTTGAAAGAGATGCAAGAAATAGGTTGTCCACCTGATAGTCAAACCTACAACGCCCTGATTAAATTATTAACGACTCAACGAAAGCCGGACGATGCAATGAGGGTATACAAGAAAATGATTCAAACCGGAATCCAACCAACAATTCACACTTTCAACATGATGATGAAATCGTTCTTCCAATCCAGGGACTACGACACAAGCCGTGCAATTTGGGACGAGATGCGCGAAAATGGGTTTTGCCCTGACGATGTTTCATACACCATTTTCATCGGAGGACTAATCCGTTTAGGTCGGTCAGGAGACGCATGTAGACTGTTAGaagaaatgtttgagaaaggAATGAAACCTCCTCAACTTGATTACAATAAGTTTGCAGCCGAATTTTCTAGAGCCGGCAAATCCGACATACTCGAGGAGCTGGCTCAAAAGATGAAGTCCTCCGGTAATGTCCAAGCCTCGGATATATTCACAAGATGGGCTGAGATGATGAAGAAAAGGATTAAGAGAAAGGGTCCTTTCAAAACCGATGGAAGGTGCATCTAA
- the LOC107940291 gene encoding uncharacterized protein, with product MGCCVSSSCSCKHASPNTVRLVHLNGYVEDLDYPISVSQAIGNPPKQFLCTAAQLLSAGSQPLSPDAPLQPGQLYFVLPFSTLKGDASPLDMAALVKRLTERAKSHRALPETRCLSRTTMTMNGRTRRRETTVHVGVRRSYRVRSWKPILDTIREMSFSRRSESDIQEIDFITSNV from the coding sequence ATGGGGTGTTGTGTATCTTCTTCTTGCTCTTGCAAACATGCATCTCCGAATACAGTTCGACTAGTTCATCTCAATGGCTACGTAGAGGACTTGGACTATCCCATCTCAGTGAGTCAAGCCATAGGGAACCCTCCTAAGCAGTTTCTATGCACCGCGGCTCAGCTTTTATCGGCAGGGTCCCAGCCACTGAGCCCCGATGCTCCGCTCCAACCAGGCCAGCTTTACTTTGTGCTGCCGTTTTCGACTTTAAAGGGTGACGCTTCTCCGCTGGATATGGCGGCGCTTGTGAAGAGGTTGACGGAAAGAGCTAAATCCCACCGTGCGTTGCCGGAAACTAGGTGTTTGTCGAGGACGACGATGACCATGAACGGCCGGACGAGGAGAAGGGAGACGACGGTACATGTTGGGGTTCGAAGGTCGTATAGGGTGAGGTCGTGGAAGCCCATTTTGGATACAATTAGAGAAATGTCGTTTAGTCGAAGGAGTGAATCTGATATACAAGAGATTGATTTTATTACAAGCAATGTCTAG
- the LOC121212621 gene encoding uncharacterized protein encodes MDNPLSQNPDSTWSQYFRNAELEKMVNQDLSRLYPEHESYFHTPGCQGMLRRILLLWCLRHPDCGYRQGMHELLAPLLYVLHVDVERLLEVRKLYEDLFIDKFDGFSFEENGVAYNFDFKKFADSVEDEIESQGNSKQVMSLYELDPELQAVVLLSDAYGAEGELGIVLSEKFMEHDAYCMFDALMIGAHGSVAMADFFASSPAAESQSGVPPVIEASAALYHLLSIVDSSLHSHLVELGVEPQYFALRWLRVLFGREFSLQDLLVVWDKIFSEDNSPLDEVSDDCEHFSFKLLSSRRGTLIAAMAVSMILYLRSSLLATETATSCLQRLLNFPESINLKKLIAKAESLQTLALVSNISSLPSTFVGAYNCSKSPINAHNVSSDLVCSKTTLNLVPDSYWEEKWRVLHKAEEQRQNSSEKKTSSGKKKWSERVKFRLSRTESEPLPAIREKCKLEHTLSVRRSLLEDLSKQLGLEEDVETGGCFEVSNSVDHHPAEVHGDGQNCANKGSICTVEDRCDDGSGAVVSEENSSIFSEPPSPPSSVINDHDHDHENDTEKSSVASNLSADDNYVHQRSIPEDLPQPVSLPPEDVYLNSLHENGSSGKMVSATKEQRQLSGKFQWLHKFRGSIVSEETSDKRGGISEAANSPNHDSKRNTVDSFTAGASSNSHPTNKGDAMDQNMMDTLKHLGQAMLDHIQVVESVFQQDQGQGGSLDNLSKNIGKGQVTAITALKELRKISNLLSEM; translated from the exons ATGGATAATCCACTTTCACAAAACCCAG ACAGCACCTGGAGTCAATACTTTCGGAATGCTGAGCTGGAGAAAATGGTTAACCAGGATTTATCACGATTATATCCGGAGCATGAAAGCTACTTCCATACTCCTGGATGCCAGGGTATGTTGAGGCGCATACTATTGCTGTGGTGTCTTCGACACCCGGACTGTGGTTACAGACAAG GAATGCATGAACTCTTGGCTCCTCTTTTGTATGTTCTTCATGTTGATGTCGAGCGACTGTTGGAAGTGCGGAAGCTATATGAAGACCTCTTCATTGACAAATTCGACGGATTTTCATTTGAAGAAAATGGTGTCGCTTACAATTTTGATTTTAAGAAGTTCGCAGATTCCGTGGAAGATGAGATTGAATCTCAGGGCAATTCAAAGCAAGTTATGAGTCTTTATGAGCTTGATCCTGAGTTACAAGCGGTTGTATTGCTAAGTGATGCTTACGGAGCTGAAGGTGAACTCGGTATTGTCTTGTCTGAGAAATTTATGGAACATGATGCCTACTGTATGTTTGATGCTCTGATGATTGGGGCACATGGTTCAGTTGCTATGGCAGATTTTTTTGCTTCATCTCCTGCAGCGGAGTCACAGAGTGGTGTGCCCCCTGTCATTGAAGCCTCAGCTGCACTGTATCATTTACTATCGATAGTCGATTCATCTCTGCATAGCCATCTTGTTGAGCTTGGTGTTGAACCCCAGTATTTTGCACTTCGCTGGTTGCGGGTTTTATTTGGACGGGAGTTTTCACTTCAAGATCTCTTAGTTGTATGGGATAAGATTTTCTCAGAAGATAATAGCCCACTTGATGAAGTTTCTGACGATTGTGAGCATTTCAGTTTTAAACTACTCAGTTCACGCCGTGGAACATTAATTGCTGCTATGGCAGTCTCTATGATACTTTATCTGAGATCATCCTTGCTTGCTACTGAAACTGCAACTTCTTGTCTTCAGAGACTCTTGAATTTTCCTGAGAGTATAAATCTGAAAAAACTGATAGCGAAGGCGGAGTCACTGCAGACTCTTGCATTGGTTTCTAACATATCATCATTGCCCTCTACATTTGTTGGGGCTTATAACTGCAGCAAATCTCCAATAAATGCTCACAATGTTTCATCCGATTTAGTTTGTTCGAAAACTACTCTAAACCTGGTGCCGGACAGCTACTGGGAAGAAAAGTGGAGAGTACTGCATAAGGCAGAGGAACAAAGGCAAAATAGTTCGGAAAAGAAAACTTCGAGTGGGAAAAAGAAATGGTCTGAAAGAGTAAAGTTTCGCCTATCTAGAACTGAATCGGAACCATTGCCTGCAATAAGAGAGAAGTGCAAACTGGAACATACCTTATCTGTTAGGCGTAGTTTGCTTGAAGATTTGTCTAAGCAACTTGGCTTGGAGGAAGATGTGGAAACGGGAGGTTGTTTCGAGGTTTCTAATTCAGTGGATCATCATCCTGCTGAAGTTCATGGGGATGGACAGAATTGTGCCAATAAAGGGTCTATTTGCACGGTAGAGGATAGATGTGATGATGGAAGTGGAGCTGTTGTTAGTGAAGAGAACTCGTCTATTTTTTCTGAACCACCAAGTCCTCCTAGTTCTGTCATTAATGACCATGACCATGACCATGAAAATGACACAGAAAAAAGCAGTGTTGCATCAAATTTATCCGCAGATGATAATTACGTTCACCAGCGGAGTATCCCAGAAGATTTACCTCAGCCAGTTTCCCTTCCTCCTGAAGATGTTTATCTAAATTCTCTGCATGAGAATGGATCTTCAGGAAAGATGGTCTCGGCTACGAAGGAGCAAAGGCAGCTTTCAGGTAAATTCCAATGGTTACATAAGTTTAGAGGAAGCATTGTCAGTGAGGAGACATCTGATAAACGAGGAGGTATCAGTGAAGCCGCAAATTCTCCAAATCACGATAGCAAGAGAAATACAGTAGACTCATTTACCGCTGGTGCCTCTTCTAATTCACATCCCACCAACAAAGGCGATGCTATGGACCAGAATATGATGGACACACTGAAGCATCTCGGGCAGGCTATGCTCGACCACATCCAG GTTGTGGAGTCAGTTTTCCAGCAAGATCAGGGTCAAGGTGGATCATTAGACAACTTATCTAAAAACATTGGCAAAGGACAAGTTACAGCCATTACAGCTCTCAAGGAGCTTAGGAAGATCAGCAATCTTTTGTCAGAAATGTGA
- the LOC121202888 gene encoding uncharacterized protein yields MAMRKIYSEIKGMKLKEVPGYFKPMLSVRFVKKSIQRGLDNYHAKYIETDSIEPLYHICFGGMIFSYLVALPNERRHLEHKQHAEQHGHH; encoded by the coding sequence ATGGCGATGAGGAAAATTTACAGCGagataaaagggatgaaattgaaagaagttCCTGGGTATTTCAAGCCGATGCTTTCTGTGCGGTTTGTGAAGAAATCTATTCAGAGGGGTTTAGACAATTACCATGCTAAGTACATTGAGACTGATTCCATCGAACCTCTTTACCATATCTGTTTCGGTGGGATGATCTTTTCTTATCTCGTCGCTCTTCCCAATGAGCGTCGTCACCTCGAGCACAAGCAGCATGCCGAGCAACATGGCCATCATTAA
- the LOC121212619 gene encoding uncharacterized protein — protein MAMRKVYSEIKGMKLKEVPGYFKPMLSMGYLKKSVQRGLDNYHAKYIETDSIEPLYHVCFGGMIFSYLVALPNERRHLEHKKHAEQHGHH, from the coding sequence ATGGCGATGAGGAAAGTTTACAGCGagataaaagggatgaaattgaaGGAAGTTCCTGGCTACTTCAAGCCGATGCTATCTATGGGTTACTTGAAGAAATCTGTTCAGAGGGGTTTGGACAATTACCATGCTAAGTACATTGAGACTGATTCTATCGAACCTCTCTACCATGTCTGTTTCGGTGGGATGATCTTTTCTTACCTTGTTGCTCTTCCCAACGAGCGACGCCACCTCGAGCACAAGAAGCATGCTGAGCAACACGGTCATCATTAA
- the LOC107940287 gene encoding uncharacterized protein: MAEESGTASSSSSSQPRSSPNTSKISQVPPGYSGLPTFQNGDFQMFPVMYPAIVPGLTSLQNQEQMNRGAGIYAVPVLPFMGHVSGIPSNNLIPLTYNIPTQSVTEAGAAAEDQGQGAQQPQHQQQQVGPQRQVVVRRFQIAFQLDLLLILKLAAVIFLFNQDGSRQRLAVLVFFASLVYLYQTGALTPLIRWLSQGMQRAAAPPHPPRPAARAENVPAAQQGNENVAVAGAENENRPAVDGNQAVENENEPEPGLGNAGNQWWGIVKEIQMIVFGFITSLLPGFHNIE; the protein is encoded by the exons ATGGCTGAAGAATCCGGAACGGCGTCGTCATCATCTAGCTCACAACCAAGATCCTCTCCTAACACTTCAAAAATATCCCAG GTTCCTCCTGGATACTCTGGTCTCCCAACTTTTCAAAATGGCGATTTTCAGATGTTTCCGGTTATGTATCCTGCAATTGTTCCAGGTTTAACTTCGTTACAAAATCAGGAACAGATGAATCGTGGAGCAGGCATTTATGCTGTTCCTGTTCTACCATTTATGGGACATGTTTCTGGGATTCCATCTAACAATCTCATTCCTCTCACCTATAACATACCTAC TCAGTCAGTGACAGAGGCAGGGGCAGCAGCTGAGGATCAAGGGCAAGGAGCACAGCAACCTCAACATCAACAGCAGCAGGTAGGACCTCAGAGACAAGTTGTTGTAAGAAGATTCCAAATCGCATTTCAGCTGGATTTGTTGCTTATACTTAAGCTAGCAGCTGTAATATTTTTGTTCAACCAAGATGGATCAAGACAGAGGTTGGCTGTCCTTGTGTTCTTTGCTTCTCTTGTCTATTT GTATCAAACTGGAGCTCTCACACCATTGATAAGATGGCTTTCGCAAGGCATGCAAAGGGCAGCTGCACCTCCTCATCCACCTAGGCCTGCCGCTAGAGCAGAGAATGTTCCTGCTGCCCAGCAGGGCAATGAAAACGTGGCTGTAGCAG GAGCAGAGAACGAGAACCGACCAGCGGTTGACGGTAATCAGGCAGTCGAGAACGAGAACGAACCAGAACCCGGTTTAGGAAATGCCGGTAATCAGTGGTGGGGAATTGTTAAGGAAATCCAAATGATTGTTTTCGGCTTCATCACGTCTCTTCTTCCCGGCTTCCACAACATagaataa